From a single Streptomyces sp. 1331.2 genomic region:
- a CDS encoding AfsR/SARP family transcriptional regulator: MTPDQSGACLRPPGADLRLLGCWQLALGGRTVELPPTARRILTLLALRGPVARAAVSCTLWPEADEGAAAGRLRTALWRLSAGQRLVETRGEVLALAAAVRVDVRRMVAAAQALRDGGGAGVGAGAAVGAGVGAGEPPVELFTQDLLPNWYEDWLVVERERVRQIRLHALEALSARMSRQKRYVEAVDAALVAVLAEPLRESSHRAVIRAHLAEGNVAEAVRQYETCRVALREQLGVEPSAELAGLMPLRTRTLPARRSPTPAH; encoded by the coding sequence ATGACGCCTGACCAGTCCGGGGCGTGCCTCCGGCCGCCCGGAGCCGACCTCCGACTGCTCGGTTGCTGGCAGCTCGCCCTGGGCGGTCGGACCGTCGAGCTGCCGCCCACCGCCCGCCGGATCCTCACCCTGCTGGCCCTGCGGGGACCGGTCGCCCGGGCGGCGGTCTCCTGCACGCTCTGGCCCGAGGCCGACGAGGGCGCGGCGGCCGGCCGGCTGCGCACCGCGCTGTGGCGGCTCTCCGCCGGTCAGCGGTTGGTCGAGACGCGCGGCGAGGTGCTGGCGCTCGCCGCGGCCGTCCGGGTGGACGTCCGGCGGATGGTCGCGGCCGCCCAGGCGCTGCGTGACGGCGGCGGGGCCGGGGTCGGGGCCGGGGCTGCGGTCGGGGCCGGCGTCGGGGCCGGGGAGCCGCCGGTGGAGCTGTTCACCCAGGACCTGCTGCCGAACTGGTACGAGGACTGGCTGGTGGTGGAACGGGAACGGGTCCGGCAGATCCGGCTGCACGCCCTGGAGGCCCTGTCCGCGCGGATGAGCCGCCAGAAGCGCTACGTGGAGGCGGTCGACGCCGCCCTGGTCGCCGTCCTGGCCGAGCCGCTGCGGGAGAGCTCGCACCGGGCGGTGATCCGGGCGCACCTGGCCGAGGGCAACGTGGCCGAGGCCGTCCGGCAGTACGAGACCTGCCGGGTGGCCCTGCGGGAGCAGCTGGGGGTCGAGCCCAGCGCCGAACTGGCCGGGCTGATGCCGTTGCGCACCCGCACCCTGCCCGCCCGGCGGAGTCCGACCCCGGCGCACTGA
- a CDS encoding DUF6519 domain-containing protein, giving the protein MPGDYTRLSFDPAADYSRPRAEQGRMLRDAYLNELADGLDHRLRALALDVLGPCTSPLDLDTGGAPEATGFRIEATADGKSFTIGLGRLYLHGLALDNHGEVGPQEGPGPHVEPGLQDLRAAAPVRYADQPYLPNPPDLTPGRHLVYVEAWEREVTAVERPELIDPAIGVETDARMQTVWQVKVLPKDADDVDCGTEDPDIPGWVAATAPSAGRLSTKGVAVPASTDPCSVPPDADYLGWENRLYRVEVHNDGMLAQAGFKWARDNASVAAAVTDVDDTRTVLTVSRTGRDDVQRIREGAWVEVLDDDRELSGTPGFLARVVTVDRLDDPTQQVTLSAALPADLDPADHGRRTRLRQWDHSGPLVGADGTIPVSAATGGLVLEDGVRIIFSDAPAGGTLRTGDHWTFTARSADGRVEELTQAPPQGPHRFYGRLAVIDLPNEVTDCRGVWPPACAECGDCTVCVTPESHADGTLTVQQAVDRVRRTGGRVCLAVGQYELDEPVVLNGAQSVTLSGHGWLTVLRHRGSGPALVLQRCRGVTVSDLAILGDPVERPTEGGDGGDGGDGGDGEFPAIGIAVAGSAGVDLLRCAIARTSLLSNDGPQLLQALITGRNVSDRDVSHRGGTEGGGTGQGDVQETAIALSGLVVGLAVRDCALLADLGITAVIRPRERAADGPQPLGGGAFLMLAGFELTDSLVYGVDGGLLLDERVQLSLGATLRDNLIVGDGGAGVIWQAESLNAALTIRDCRIDGGGAGIELAAPTSEIRDCVITARPVGDLTTGGGRDVQQPPLRLDGTGIALTAPRLAGVLSAVSVTGCTLSTVGPAIAMQLAQQDVVIADNRLDGGTGGVVMRPGSSGSRVVVRGNEVTRTERPDFPFEPGQPMVGVLLTGVTDGEVRGNRIHDLFPATTEPTTLMVVGVFPQQCRSVTVTDNILDVRLPEGATALLVAGVVAVTSSGRVEVLDNVITSGGRPDRSAVGLLAVLLFLGRDHIDTTRFPAPGSRESLDPAGDAATLLARLGGTGWYAELKHGLAWVTPARVFAPDASVLPAATIRGNRIEADGDSVAVRSVLAGPLLVNDNLIRRTDQHPGDANQRALLDGSADSTVVSANHLETSALTAVRLDVPANRVAVTGNVVKGAFLVGGQALQPPWAAINVAL; this is encoded by the coding sequence ATGCCGGGCGACTACACCCGTCTCAGCTTCGACCCAGCCGCGGACTACAGCCGGCCCCGGGCCGAACAGGGCCGGATGCTGCGGGACGCCTACCTCAACGAGCTGGCGGACGGCCTGGACCACCGCCTGCGGGCGCTCGCCCTGGACGTCCTCGGCCCGTGCACCTCGCCGCTCGACCTCGACACCGGCGGCGCCCCTGAGGCGACCGGGTTCCGGATCGAGGCCACCGCCGACGGCAAGTCCTTCACCATCGGCCTCGGCCGCCTCTACCTGCACGGCCTGGCTCTCGACAACCACGGCGAGGTCGGCCCGCAGGAGGGGCCGGGCCCGCACGTCGAGCCGGGGCTGCAGGACCTACGGGCCGCGGCACCCGTCCGGTACGCCGACCAGCCGTACCTGCCCAACCCGCCGGACCTGACGCCCGGCCGTCACCTGGTGTACGTCGAGGCCTGGGAGCGCGAGGTCACCGCGGTCGAACGGCCCGAGCTGATCGATCCCGCCATCGGCGTGGAGACCGACGCCCGGATGCAGACCGTCTGGCAGGTGAAGGTACTGCCGAAGGACGCCGACGACGTCGACTGCGGCACGGAGGACCCCGACATCCCGGGCTGGGTGGCGGCCACCGCGCCCTCGGCCGGCCGGCTCTCCACCAAGGGCGTGGCCGTCCCCGCCTCCACCGACCCGTGCAGCGTGCCGCCGGACGCCGACTACCTGGGCTGGGAGAACCGGCTCTACCGGGTCGAGGTGCACAACGACGGCATGCTCGCCCAGGCCGGCTTCAAGTGGGCCCGCGACAACGCGAGCGTGGCCGCCGCCGTGACCGACGTGGACGACACCCGCACGGTACTGACCGTCTCCCGGACGGGGCGCGACGACGTCCAGCGGATCCGGGAAGGCGCCTGGGTGGAGGTGCTGGACGACGACCGGGAGCTGTCCGGTACCCCCGGCTTCCTCGCCCGGGTGGTGACCGTCGACCGGCTCGACGACCCCACCCAGCAGGTGACGCTCTCGGCCGCGCTGCCGGCCGACCTCGACCCGGCCGACCACGGTCGGCGGACCAGGCTGCGGCAGTGGGACCACAGCGGCCCGCTCGTCGGCGCCGACGGAACCATTCCGGTCTCCGCCGCCACCGGCGGACTCGTACTGGAGGACGGCGTCCGGATCATCTTCTCCGACGCCCCGGCCGGCGGCACGCTGCGCACCGGCGACCACTGGACCTTCACCGCCCGCTCGGCCGACGGCCGGGTCGAGGAGCTGACGCAGGCACCCCCGCAGGGCCCGCACCGCTTCTACGGCCGGCTCGCCGTGATCGACCTCCCGAACGAGGTCACGGACTGCCGGGGCGTCTGGCCGCCGGCCTGCGCGGAGTGCGGGGACTGCACGGTCTGCGTGACCCCCGAGTCGCACGCCGACGGCACCCTGACCGTGCAACAGGCCGTCGACCGGGTGCGCAGGACCGGCGGGCGGGTCTGCCTGGCGGTGGGCCAGTACGAGCTCGACGAACCGGTGGTCCTGAACGGGGCCCAGTCGGTGACCCTCTCCGGGCACGGCTGGCTGACGGTGCTCCGGCACCGGGGAAGCGGGCCGGCGCTGGTGCTGCAGCGATGTCGCGGGGTGACGGTCAGCGATCTGGCGATCCTGGGCGATCCGGTCGAGCGTCCGACCGAGGGGGGCGATGGGGGCGATGGGGGCGATGGGGGCGATGGCGAGTTCCCCGCGATCGGCATCGCGGTGGCGGGCTCGGCCGGTGTCGACCTGCTCCGGTGCGCCATCGCCCGGACCAGCCTGCTGAGCAACGACGGGCCGCAGCTCCTGCAAGCCCTGATCACCGGACGGAACGTGTCCGACCGGGACGTGTCCCACCGGGGCGGGACCGAGGGCGGAGGGACGGGGCAGGGCGACGTCCAGGAGACCGCGATCGCGCTGTCCGGCCTGGTCGTGGGCCTCGCCGTACGCGACTGCGCACTGCTCGCCGATCTCGGCATCACGGCGGTCATCCGGCCGCGGGAGCGCGCCGCTGACGGCCCGCAGCCGCTCGGCGGAGGGGCGTTCCTGATGCTGGCCGGCTTCGAACTCACCGACTCACTGGTCTACGGGGTGGACGGCGGCCTGTTGCTGGACGAGCGCGTGCAGCTCTCCCTCGGCGCCACCCTGCGCGACAACCTGATCGTCGGCGACGGCGGCGCCGGCGTGATTTGGCAGGCCGAATCCCTGAACGCCGCCCTGACCATCCGGGACTGCCGGATCGACGGCGGCGGCGCCGGGATCGAACTCGCCGCGCCCACCAGCGAAATCCGCGACTGCGTGATCACCGCCCGTCCGGTCGGCGACCTCACCACGGGCGGGGGCCGCGACGTGCAGCAGCCCCCGCTCCGGCTGGACGGCACCGGGATCGCCCTCACCGCCCCCCGCCTGGCCGGGGTCCTGTCCGCGGTGTCGGTCACCGGCTGCACCCTGTCCACGGTGGGGCCCGCGATCGCCATGCAACTCGCGCAGCAGGACGTCGTGATCGCCGACAACCGGCTGGACGGCGGCACCGGGGGTGTCGTCATGCGGCCCGGATCGAGCGGTTCACGGGTGGTCGTCCGCGGCAACGAGGTCACCCGGACCGAGCGGCCCGACTTCCCCTTCGAGCCGGGCCAGCCGATGGTCGGCGTCCTCCTGACCGGCGTGACCGACGGCGAGGTGCGCGGCAACCGCATCCACGACCTCTTCCCCGCGACCACCGAGCCGACCACGCTGATGGTCGTCGGCGTCTTCCCCCAGCAGTGCCGCTCCGTCACCGTGACGGACAACATCCTCGACGTGCGGCTCCCGGAAGGGGCGACGGCCCTACTCGTCGCCGGAGTGGTCGCCGTGACCAGCTCCGGCCGGGTCGAGGTGCTGGACAACGTCATCACCAGCGGCGGACGGCCCGACCGCAGCGCCGTCGGCCTCCTCGCCGTGCTGCTCTTCCTCGGCCGCGACCACATCGACACCACCCGCTTCCCGGCACCGGGCTCCCGGGAATCGCTCGACCCGGCAGGCGACGCCGCGACCTTGCTGGCCCGCCTCGGCGGCACCGGCTGGTACGCCGAGCTGAAGCACGGCCTGGCCTGGGTGACCCCCGCCCGGGTCTTCGCCCCGGACGCCTCCGTCCTGCCCGCCGCGACCATCCGGGGAAACCGGATCGAGGCGGACGGGGACTCCGTCGCCGTCCGGAGCGTCCTGGCCGGGCCACTGCTGGTCAACGACAACCTGATCCGCCGCACCGACCAGCACCCGGGTGACGCGAACCAGCGGGCCCTGCTGGACGGCTCCGCGGACAGCACGGTCGTCTCGGCGAACCACCTGGAGACGAGCGCCCTCACCGCCGTCCGGCTGGACGTCCCGGCCAACCGCGTGGCCGTCACCGGGAACGTCGTCAAGGGCGCGTTCCTGGTCGGCGGCCAGGCCCTGCAGCCGCCCTGGGCCGCGATCAACGTCGCGCTGTAG
- a CDS encoding baseplate J/gp47 family protein, whose translation MRPPGTCPGGLPETPLPVDNPAGLPALRARIGDFASFQRTMLERIAAQPELAGLTTRDQDDHAITLLEQWAALGDVLTFHQERYVNEHFLGTAVLDESVHRLVELIGYRPRPGVSATATLAFTLAAGAALTVPAGFPVQSVPGPGEQPQTFETLEGCAADWRLNALPAYGKPVAVDPLAGAEGALVHPADVPRWAGVLRPGDPMLIVVEGPESAHVKIGGSGTRETGSVLRTTVAALDAGPDGLRLRLAAQTAAAGAAAYRPARSLLVNGHDVPDTAPPIMSKNGDKITWDVGKASEVEIAAGAPLPLERKNESLAVGTPLLVVDPGAFTRVVRVTKTAPGTEQLLGATGPTSQVAEVTVDPELPKIADRRKVQVVQLDGEAVRWLGLDHPDRLGNELWIPGLAVATAPPPPAEAEANAGAAADSVQVLGPPGTDRAAAPVVAPADLPRGRRLVLAAPGGRAVATTVQGGVRLEPAGADPAAGGVRAGDACYLVVPLAAQPEDTDPLDAAATTLLGNAATASHGVTVPHEVLGSGDASSAFQRFALAHGPLTRVPAATPEGSVTALTVRVGGLASREVPQLLGAGPDQVVYELCTEADGSTVVQYGDGTNGARPRSGAGNVVADYRYGAGLAGRVGAGTLTQPLHRLPGLDAVANPAAAQGGADREDGSALRERAPGTVRVLGRAVSAADCADLLVATGQVAKARAATVWDGRGLLIAVTVAGPAGGTFDPAGRRLLARTVASASPPYRRVVVQDFTPVPLVLAVTVAPNPAAEAETVLAGVRAALAGRLGFDRTDLARALHLSDLYLAAAAVPGAATVTVTRFGFARPPGTPDAVWAAFLADHGADPADGDLPERLRLLDVRAGAGGGVLPAELPVLAPDQLTVTLAAAPPAPTTGGLT comes from the coding sequence TTGAGACCCCCCGGCACCTGCCCCGGCGGCCTGCCCGAGACGCCGCTGCCGGTCGACAACCCGGCGGGCCTGCCCGCGCTGCGCGCCCGGATCGGCGACTTCGCCTCGTTCCAGCGGACCATGCTGGAGCGGATCGCCGCGCAGCCCGAGCTCGCCGGGCTCACCACGCGGGACCAGGACGACCACGCGATCACGCTGCTGGAGCAGTGGGCCGCGCTCGGCGACGTCCTGACCTTCCATCAGGAGCGGTACGTCAACGAGCACTTCCTCGGCACCGCGGTGCTCGACGAGAGCGTGCACCGGCTGGTCGAGCTGATCGGCTACCGGCCGCGGCCGGGCGTCTCCGCCACCGCGACGCTCGCGTTCACGCTCGCCGCCGGCGCCGCGCTCACCGTGCCGGCCGGGTTCCCGGTGCAGAGCGTGCCGGGACCCGGCGAGCAGCCGCAGACCTTCGAGACGCTGGAGGGCTGCGCGGCCGACTGGCGGCTCAACGCCCTGCCCGCGTACGGGAAGCCGGTCGCGGTGGATCCGCTCGCCGGGGCCGAAGGCGCGCTGGTCCACCCCGCCGACGTGCCGCGCTGGGCCGGGGTGCTGCGGCCGGGCGACCCGATGCTGATCGTGGTCGAGGGGCCGGAGTCGGCGCACGTCAAGATCGGCGGCTCCGGAACGCGGGAGACCGGCTCGGTCCTGCGCACCACCGTCGCCGCGCTGGACGCCGGGCCGGACGGGCTGCGGCTGCGGCTCGCCGCGCAGACCGCGGCAGCGGGCGCGGCCGCCTACCGGCCCGCGCGGTCCCTGCTGGTCAACGGGCACGACGTGCCGGACACCGCACCGCCGATCATGTCCAAGAACGGCGACAAGATCACCTGGGACGTCGGGAAGGCGAGCGAGGTGGAGATCGCGGCCGGTGCGCCGCTGCCGCTGGAGCGCAAGAACGAGTCGCTGGCCGTCGGGACGCCGCTGCTGGTGGTCGACCCCGGGGCGTTCACCCGCGTGGTCCGGGTGACGAAGACCGCGCCCGGCACCGAGCAGCTCCTCGGCGCCACCGGGCCGACCAGCCAGGTCGCCGAGGTGACCGTCGATCCCGAGCTGCCGAAGATCGCGGACCGCCGCAAGGTCCAGGTCGTCCAGCTCGACGGGGAGGCGGTCCGCTGGCTCGGCCTGGACCACCCGGACCGGCTCGGCAACGAGCTCTGGATCCCCGGCCTGGCGGTGGCCACCGCACCGCCGCCCCCGGCCGAGGCCGAGGCCAACGCAGGGGCGGCGGCCGACTCCGTGCAGGTGCTCGGCCCGCCCGGCACCGACCGGGCCGCGGCACCCGTGGTGGCCCCCGCCGACCTGCCCCGGGGCCGGCGGCTGGTGCTCGCGGCGCCCGGCGGGCGGGCCGTCGCCACCACCGTCCAGGGCGGCGTCCGGCTGGAACCGGCCGGGGCGGACCCGGCCGCCGGGGGTGTCCGGGCCGGCGACGCCTGCTACCTGGTGGTGCCGCTCGCCGCACAGCCCGAGGACACCGACCCGCTGGACGCCGCCGCCACCACCCTGCTGGGCAACGCCGCGACGGCGAGCCACGGCGTCACCGTCCCGCACGAGGTGCTCGGCTCCGGTGACGCCTCGTCCGCCTTCCAGCGCTTCGCCCTCGCCCACGGCCCGCTGACCCGGGTGCCCGCGGCCACCCCCGAGGGCTCCGTCACCGCCCTGACCGTACGGGTCGGCGGGCTCGCCTCCCGAGAGGTGCCGCAGCTGCTCGGCGCCGGGCCGGACCAGGTCGTGTACGAGCTGTGCACCGAGGCCGACGGCTCGACCGTCGTGCAGTACGGCGACGGGACGAACGGCGCCCGCCCGCGCAGCGGCGCCGGCAACGTCGTCGCCGACTACCGCTACGGCGCCGGGCTGGCCGGCCGGGTCGGCGCCGGCACCCTTACCCAACCGCTGCACCGGCTGCCCGGGCTCGACGCCGTGGCCAACCCGGCCGCCGCCCAGGGCGGCGCCGACCGGGAGGACGGCAGCGCCCTGCGCGAGCGGGCCCCCGGGACGGTACGGGTGCTCGGCCGGGCCGTCAGCGCGGCGGACTGCGCGGACCTGCTGGTCGCCACCGGCCAGGTGGCCAAGGCCCGGGCCGCCACCGTGTGGGACGGCCGCGGACTGCTGATCGCGGTGACGGTGGCCGGCCCCGCCGGCGGCACCTTCGACCCGGCCGGGCGTCGGCTGCTGGCCCGTACCGTCGCCTCGGCGAGCCCGCCCTACCGGCGGGTGGTGGTCCAGGACTTCACCCCGGTGCCGCTGGTGCTCGCCGTCACCGTCGCCCCGAACCCGGCGGCCGAGGCCGAGACCGTGCTGGCCGGGGTGCGCGCCGCCCTGGCCGGGCGGCTCGGCTTCGACCGCACCGACCTCGCCCGCGCGCTGCACCTGTCCGACCTCTACCTCGCCGCCGCCGCGGTGCCGGGGGCGGCGACGGTCACCGTCACCCGCTTCGGCTTCGCCCGACCGCCCGGGACCCCGGACGCCGTCTGGGCGGCGTTCCTCGCCGACCACGGGGCCGACCCGGCCGACGGCGACCTGCCCGAGCGGCTGCGGCTCCTGGACGTCCGGGCCGGCGCGGGCGGCGGCGTGCTGCCGGCCGAACTGCCGGTGCTCGCCCCCGACCAGCTCACCGTCACCCTGGCGGCGGCGCCGCCCGCACCGACCACCGGCGGCCTGACATGA
- a CDS encoding GPW/gp25 family protein, whose protein sequence is MTGPLSFPLRVDGTGRTASADPDRHVRELIELVLLTEPGERVMRPDFGCGLRALVFAPLGDVLATATQALIKAQLHTWADDLVAVDRVDTVAREDGSLVVTVAYRRRVDRGAGVVQVVVPA, encoded by the coding sequence GTGACCGGGCCGCTCTCCTTCCCGCTGCGCGTCGACGGCACCGGGCGCACCGCGAGCGCCGACCCGGACCGGCACGTCCGCGAGCTGATCGAACTGGTGCTGCTGACCGAGCCGGGCGAGCGGGTGATGCGCCCGGACTTCGGCTGCGGGCTGCGCGCGCTCGTCTTCGCGCCGCTCGGGGACGTCCTGGCGACGGCCACCCAGGCGCTGATCAAGGCCCAGCTGCACACCTGGGCGGACGACCTGGTGGCCGTCGACCGGGTGGACACGGTGGCCCGCGAGGACGGCTCCCTGGTGGTCACCGTGGCCTACCGCCGCCGGGTCGACCGCGGCGCCGGCGTCGTCCAGGTGGTGGTGCCGGCATGA
- a CDS encoding phage baseplate assembly protein V → MLDHALLAIGASTDRYFGKYRGEVTSVDDPLKSGRLKAKVPEVLGDVETGWALPCTPYAGQRSGLYTVPPVGSPLWVEFEAGDPSRPIWTGCWWGPLEAPGAPTSPLPSPGRRELVSETGLTVSLDDDGHTLTVSDLTGQNLLEIKADSGQVTLQALTQVTLEAPLVSHGRQAAEPAVLGTQLLSYLTQLATLVNTHIHPGMVAGPVPVVPTPPVAQVPPPTPALLSVKNLVE, encoded by the coding sequence GTGCTGGACCACGCACTGCTGGCGATCGGGGCGAGCACCGACCGCTACTTCGGCAAGTACCGGGGGGAGGTCACCAGTGTCGACGACCCGCTGAAGTCGGGGCGGCTGAAGGCCAAGGTGCCCGAGGTGCTCGGCGACGTCGAGACCGGCTGGGCCCTGCCCTGCACCCCGTACGCGGGGCAGCGCTCGGGCCTGTACACCGTGCCGCCGGTCGGCTCCCCGCTCTGGGTCGAGTTCGAGGCCGGCGATCCGTCCCGCCCGATCTGGACCGGCTGCTGGTGGGGGCCGCTGGAGGCGCCCGGCGCGCCGACCTCGCCGCTGCCCAGCCCGGGCCGGCGCGAGCTGGTCAGCGAGACGGGCCTGACGGTGAGCCTGGACGACGACGGCCACACCCTGACGGTCAGCGACCTGACCGGACAGAACCTGCTGGAGATCAAGGCGGACTCCGGCCAGGTGACGCTGCAGGCGCTCACCCAGGTCACCCTGGAGGCCCCGCTGGTCAGCCACGGGCGGCAGGCCGCCGAGCCGGCCGTCCTCGGCACCCAGCTGCTGAGCTACCTGACCCAGCTCGCCACACTCGTCAACACCCACATCCACCCGGGCATGGTCGCCGGGCCGGTGCCCGTGGTGCCGACCCCGCCGGTCGCCCAGGTGCCGCCGCCCACACCGGCCCTGCTCAGCGTCAAGAACCTGGTGGAGTAG
- a CDS encoding phage late control D family protein, protein MTAVTVVLLVDNAPAPGEVLDALQELVVETTLDAPGTFRLRLGTGLSPRGEWPLLEADRFSAGQSVRIGAVIGTVPLPVFLFAGYAATRSVVYGENAGDSSVEVGGLDATGLMNLQDRTQAWPNLPDAVIAAQIFAGYKLVPQVSPTGPVLIEPEGTTVQRGSDIRFLRRLARRNGFEVFTLPQANTGIEVGHFHQVSAEGLPVATLAVRAGSASGVTDLRIGHDMLRATTVTADAMDLRHSGQSAEVTAVSSTTGGTSVLSGLSPTPVTRLTGTALTGAGDLRTAAQALVDRAALAIVAEGTVDASVGPLRPGDPIRLAGAGPAYSGPWLVRKVVHRITPRAYSQRFTAVRNAVGDSGLLGALGG, encoded by the coding sequence GTGACGGCCGTGACCGTCGTCCTGCTGGTCGACAACGCCCCCGCCCCGGGCGAGGTCCTGGACGCGCTGCAGGAGCTGGTCGTCGAGACCACCCTGGACGCGCCAGGCACCTTCCGGCTGCGGCTGGGCACCGGGCTGTCCCCGCGCGGCGAGTGGCCGCTGCTCGAAGCCGACCGGTTCAGCGCCGGGCAGAGCGTGCGGATCGGAGCCGTCATCGGCACCGTCCCCCTGCCGGTCTTCCTCTTCGCCGGGTACGCGGCGACCCGCTCCGTGGTGTACGGGGAGAACGCCGGGGACTCCTCGGTGGAGGTCGGCGGCCTCGACGCCACCGGCCTGATGAACCTCCAGGACCGCACCCAGGCCTGGCCCAACCTGCCGGACGCCGTGATCGCGGCCCAGATCTTCGCCGGCTACAAGCTCGTCCCCCAGGTCTCGCCGACCGGTCCGGTGCTGATCGAGCCCGAGGGCACCACGGTGCAGCGCGGCAGCGACATCCGCTTCCTGCGCCGGCTCGCCCGGCGCAACGGCTTCGAGGTGTTCACCCTGCCGCAGGCCAACACCGGCATCGAGGTCGGCCACTTCCACCAGGTCTCGGCCGAGGGCCTGCCGGTCGCCACGCTCGCCGTACGGGCCGGCAGCGCGAGCGGGGTCACCGACCTGCGGATCGGCCACGACATGCTGCGCGCCACCACCGTCACCGCGGACGCGATGGACCTGCGGCACAGCGGTCAGAGCGCCGAGGTGACGGCCGTCAGCTCCACCACCGGCGGCACCAGCGTGCTCTCCGGGCTGAGCCCGACCCCGGTCACCCGGCTCACCGGCACCGCCCTGACCGGCGCGGGGGACCTGCGCACCGCGGCCCAGGCCCTGGTCGACCGGGCGGCCCTGGCGATCGTCGCGGAGGGGACGGTGGACGCCTCGGTCGGACCGCTGCGCCCCGGCGACCCGATCCGGCTGGCCGGGGCGGGCCCCGCCTACAGCGGGCCGTGGCTGGTCCGCAAGGTCGTGCACCGGATCACCCCCAGGGCCTACAGCCAACGCTTCACCGCGGTGCGCAACGCGGTGGGCGATTCGGGACTGCTCGGCGCACTGGGAGGCTGA
- a CDS encoding tail protein X encodes MSDPGSRYRDVPSAVHVDERGRARPWVTLRVPPATGPTVTGATRPHDRLDLLAYRAYGDPGAWWRIVDANPATASAGPAAVLEPPGTPIELPQPVSPEALS; translated from the coding sequence ATGTCCGACCCCGGAAGCCGCTACCGGGACGTCCCGTCGGCGGTGCACGTCGACGAGCGGGGCCGGGCCCGGCCGTGGGTGACCCTGCGGGTACCGCCGGCCACCGGCCCGACCGTCACCGGCGCGACCCGGCCGCACGACCGGCTGGACCTGCTCGCGTACCGGGCGTACGGCGACCCGGGTGCCTGGTGGCGGATCGTCGACGCCAACCCGGCCACCGCGTCCGCCGGCCCGGCGGCGGTGCTGGAGCCGCCCGGCACGCCGATCGAGCTGCCGCAGCCCGTCTCGCCGGAGGCGCTGTCGTGA